The region GCCGCAAATCAAACACCAACACTTCGGCATCCACGCCATTGCTCAAGGTCAGCACCTGTTCTTCGCGAACCCGCACGCCGTCGCCTTCCTGCAACTGCACGCCGTTGAGTTCAACACTCCCACGAGCGACATGCACATAGGCGTAGCGGTTGGCCGCCAGTTCCAGGGTTGCGCTTTCCTTGCCGTCGAACAGACCGGCATACACTCGCGCATCTTGGCGCACCGACAGCGAACCCTTGGCCCCGTCCGGGGAGATGATCAGTTGCAGGCGCCCACGTTTTTTCTGGGTACTGAAGTGCTCTTGCTGATAGCGCGGTTTGGCGCCGCTGACCTCAGGAACGATCCAGATTTGCAGAAAATGCACGCCACGGGTGGCCGAGTGGTTGTACTCGCTGTGGGCCACGCCGCTGCCGGCGCTCATCAACTGCACGTCGCCGGGGCGGATCACCGAACCGGTGCCCAGGGTGTCCTTGTGTTCCAGGGCGCCTTCGAGCACATAGGAGAAAATCTCCATGTCCCGATGCGGGTGCTGGCCAAAGCCTTTGCCGGCTGCCACGCGGTCATCGTTGATCACCAACAGATCGGAAAAACCCTGCTCTTTCGGGTTGCGATAGTTGGCGAAGGAAAAGGTATGGAACGACTTCAACCAACCGTGATTGGCCGCGCCGCGATCCGAGGCTTTGCGAAGGGTCAGCATGATGAAATCTCCTGTCAGGACGTGAATTCGTCCGAGTGAGGAGAAGGTTAATGGTTACTGATCGATGCAATAAGTAGATGAAAACTGAAATACTGTCCCGTTCAGGTTGACAGTTTTGTGCGCGGGGTCACGTATGCATATTTGATACAAAGGCCATAATGCACAGCGAACAAAACCTGTGGGAGCGGGCTTGCTCGCGAAGGCGGCATCACATTCAACATTGTGGGTGCCTGATACACCGCTTTCGCGAGCAAGCCCGCTCCCACAGTGGATCGGTGTTTAACCGACGGGCAGTTCTCTTTTTATAACCTCAGTGATGTCCACTCCATGAAAACCGTGGCAATGGTGCTGTTCCCCAACTTTCTCCTGCTCGACATGGCCGGGCCCATGGAGGTGTTTTCCATCGCCAACCGTTATCTGGAACCGGCCGACCACTATGTGTTGTCGATGATCGGCACCGAGCACGGTCCGTTGCGTGCTTCCAATGGCGTCAGCGTCCAGGCCGACCTGCATATCGATCAGGCCTGCGACGGTTACGACTTGCTGCTGGTGCCGGGCGGTCCCGGTGCCTACAACGAAAAAAGCGAGCCTCTGCTGGCCTGGCTGCGCGGGGCCGTTGCCCGGGCCGAGCGTTATGGCTCGATCTGCACCGGCGCGTTTGTGCTCGGGTATGCCGGGTTGCTGGACGGTTTTCGCGTCACCACTCACTGGCACTACACCGAACGGTTGATCAAAGGCTTCCCCAAGGCAACGGTGCAAACCGATCAAATCTTCGTTGAGGACCGTAACCTGATCACCTCCGGTGGTGTGACGGCTGGCATCGACCTGGCTTTGGCAGTGGTCGCCCAGGACCACGGCAAAAAAGTCGCCCAGGATGTGGCCAAAGTGCTGCTGGTGGTGATGAAACGCCAGGGCGGGCAGGCGCAGTTCAGTCCGCTGATGGCTGCTGTCGCCCCGCACGAAACCCCCATTACCCGAGTACAGAACTACGTACTCGAACACCTCGACGAAGCCTTCAGCATCGAACGCATGGCGAGCCTGGCGAACATGAGTTCGCGGCACTTCGCCCGGCTGTTTGCTCGGGAAGTGAACATGACGCCCATGGAGTTCCTGCAAAGTGCGCGCATTGATCGTGCGCGAAATCTGCTGGAAAC is a window of Pseudomonas sp. 10S4 DNA encoding:
- a CDS encoding pirin family protein — protein: MLTLRKASDRGAANHGWLKSFHTFSFANYRNPKEQGFSDLLVINDDRVAAGKGFGQHPHRDMEIFSYVLEGALEHKDTLGTGSVIRPGDVQLMSAGSGVAHSEYNHSATRGVHFLQIWIVPEVSGAKPRYQQEHFSTQKKRGRLQLIISPDGAKGSLSVRQDARVYAGLFDGKESATLELAANRYAYVHVARGSVELNGVQLQEGDGVRVREEQVLTLSNGVDAEVLVFDLRPQELPEMP
- a CDS encoding GlxA family transcriptional regulator → MKTVAMVLFPNFLLLDMAGPMEVFSIANRYLEPADHYVLSMIGTEHGPLRASNGVSVQADLHIDQACDGYDLLLVPGGPGAYNEKSEPLLAWLRGAVARAERYGSICTGAFVLGYAGLLDGFRVTTHWHYTERLIKGFPKATVQTDQIFVEDRNLITSGGVTAGIDLALAVVAQDHGKKVAQDVAKVLLVVMKRQGGQAQFSPLMAAVAPHETPITRVQNYVLEHLDEAFSIERMASLANMSSRHFARLFAREVNMTPMEFLQSARIDRARNLLETSDAPLKTVAYKSGFGSVRHMRFLFSEKLGLTPAQYREQFS